Proteins co-encoded in one Nicotiana sylvestris chromosome 7, ASM39365v2, whole genome shotgun sequence genomic window:
- the LOC104212060 gene encoding transmembrane emp24 domain-containing protein p24beta2: protein MGIGSSWSRMAVTVALLLLLGVMCWGKGIHAIRFVIDREECLSQNVEYDGDTLQLSFVVIAPDTPWHYYTTEPSLHLLIKGPSGEPVHEFRDKSSEMYEFRAQRKGVYQFCFTNNLPYHEYMDFDLHVSHFTHYNQPAKDEHFDPLLEHISKLEEALQKIQVEQHWLEAQTERQASVNEGMGRRAMTKAIVESIALFLVTELQSFLLRRLFEKKLKSSRV, encoded by the exons ATGGGAATAGGGTCGTCATGGTCAAGAATGGCAGTAACAGTGGCTCTATTACTGTTGTTGGGGGTCATGTGTTGGGGGAAGGGAATTCATGCAATTAGATTTGTAATAGACAGAGAAGAGTGTTTGTCTCAGAATGTAGAATACGATGGAGACACTCTTCAACTCTCCTTTGTTGTCATCGCACCTGACACTCCCTGGCATTATTATACTACTGAGCCGTCCCTCCATCTTCTG ATAAAGGGGCCTTCTGGTGAGCCGGTTCATGAGTTTCGCGACAAGTCTAGTGAAATGTATGAGTTTAGGGCTCAGAGAAAAGGCGTTTATCAGTTTTGTTTTACAAATAACTTGCCTTACCATGAATACATGGACTTTGATTTACATGTTAGCCATTTTACACACTACAATCAGCCTGCAAAAGATG AACACTTTGATCCATTGCTGGAACATATATCAAAGTTAGAAGAAGCTCTTCAGAAGATACAGGTTGAACAACATTGGCTTGAAGCGCAGACTGAGCGTCAGGCATCAG TGAATGAAGGTATGGGGCGAAGAGCGATGACCAAGGCCATTGTTGAATCAATAGCTCTATTTTTGGTTACTGAGCTTCAGAGTTTCCTCCTGCGACGCCTTTTTGAGAAGAAGCTTAAGTCATCTAGAGTCTAA
- the LOC104212058 gene encoding acetyl-CoA acetyltransferase 2-like: MAPAAADSIKPRDVCIVGVARTPMGAFLGSLSSLSATKLGSIAIEGALKKANVDPSLVEEVFFGNVLSANLGQAPARQAALGAGIPNTVVCTTVNKVCASGLKATMLAAQSIQLGINDVVVAGGMESMSNVPKYIAEARKGSRLGHDSLVDGMLKDGLTDVYKDCGMGVCAEICAENHKITREEQDDYAVQSFERGIAAQEAGAFAWEIVPVDVPGGRGKPSIIVDKDDGLGKFDGAKLRKLRPSFKEKDGTVTAGNASSISDGAAALVLVSGEKAINLGLNVIAKISGYADAAQAPELFTTAPALAIPKAIKSATLEASQIDFYEINEAFAVVSLANQKLLGLNPEKVNVHGGAVSLGHPLGCSGARILVTLLGVLRQKNGKYGAAGVCNGGGGASALVLELV; this comes from the exons ATGGCTCCAGCTGCAGCAGACTCCATCAAGCCTAGAG ATGTTTGCATTGTTGGTGTTGCCCGTACTCCAATGGGGGCCTTCCTTGGTTCTCTTTCGTCGCTGTCAGCGACCAAACTTGGATCAATAGCCATTGAAG GTGCTCTTAAGAAAGCTAATGTTGATCCATCACTAGTAGAAGAAGTATTCTTTGGGAATGTCCTCAGTGCAAACCTGGGGCAGGCTCCTGCTAGGCAAGCAGCATTAGGTGCAGGAATACCCAATACAGTAGTTTGTACAACTGTGAACAAAGTCTGTGCATCTGGGTTGAAAG CAACTATGCTTGCAGCTCAAAGTATCCAGTTGGGCATCAATGATGTTGTTGTGGCTGGTGGAATGGAAAGCATGTCCAATGTTCCGAAATACATCGCAGAAGCAAG GAAGGGATCTCGTCTTGGACATGATAGTCTTGTTGACGGAATGCTTAAAGATGGTTTGACTGACGTATATAAGGATTGTGGTATGGGAGTTTGTGCAGAAATATGTGCTGAAAATCATAAAATCACAAGAGAGGAGCAG GATGACTATGCAGTTCAAAGTTTTGAACGTGGCATTGCTGCTCAGGAAGCCGGTGCTTTTGCATGGGAGATTGTGCCG GTTGACGTGCCTGGAGGAAGAGGAAAACCATCCATTATTGTTGATAAGGATGACGGTCTAGGAAAG TTTGATGGTGCAAAATTGAGAAAACTCCGACCAAGTTTTAAGGAAAAAGATGGTACTGTGACTGCTGGTAACGCTTCTAGCATAAG TGATGGAGCTGCTGCATTGGTCTTAGTAAGTGGAGAGAAGGCAATAAATCTTGGACTAAATGTGATTGCAAAGATCAGTGGCTATGCAGACGCTGCTCAG GCACCTGAATTATTCACAACTGCACCTGCTCTAGCAATTCCAAAAGCTATCAAAAGTGCTACCTTAGAGGCTTCTCAAATTGACTTCTATGAAATTAATGAAGCTTTTGCT GTGGTATCTCTTGCAAATCAAAAGCTGCTTGGTCTTAATCCA GAAAAAGTTAATGTACATGGTGGAGCTGTATCTTTAGGGCATCCTCTTGGATGCAGTGGAGCTCGTATATTGGTTACACTTCTCGGG GTATTGAGACAGAAAAACGGCAAATATGGCGCTGCTGGTGTTTGCAATGGAGGAGGAGGTGCCTCAGCCCTTGTCCTAGagcttgtgtaa
- the LOC104212059 gene encoding protein NOI4-like gives MAEKGRPLPKFGEWDVNDPASAEGFTVIFNKARNEKKGGKMDSPPKGDSAYKNKAMLGKPQSKKWFCCMQSTAAES, from the exons ATGGCG GAAAAAGGGCGTCCACTTCCTAAGTTTGGAGAGTGGGACGTCAATGACCCAGCTTCAGCTGAGGGATTCACAGTGATCTTTAATAAAGCTCGAAATGAGAAGAAAGGTGGCAAGATGGACTCACCACCGAAGGGTGATTCTGCATACAAGAATAAAGCAATGCTTGGAAAGCCTCAATCA AAAAAATGGTTTTGCTGTATGCAATCTACTGCGGCCGAATCATGA